Genomic DNA from Rana temporaria chromosome 1, aRanTem1.1, whole genome shotgun sequence:
gatcggacaggttcgGGCGGAtcggaaacctgtccccccgacatgtacggtcgtctgtacagacctaccgtacgtgtccggccgcccgccatccctcgcatgcgtcgaatgacttcgacgcatgcgtggaagcattttaaaggcaggccgcccacgtcgccgcgtcattgtcgcggcgacaccgcggacacgccccgcgtattgtttacgcgcggacctctgttcgatggtgtgtacagccatcgaacagaagttcccgggcagacatgtccgatgaaaacggtccgcggaccggtttcatcggacatgtcggcTCGTGAGTACTaggcctaagtcgtccgtgaatggggctggacgtcatttacgttcacgtcaaaaccaatgacgtccttgtgacgtactttggagcatgcgccgttcgggaaaaacgtcaatcacgtcgggtcaagcctaatttacataacacatgcccacctcttcacaatttgaattttttgAGAATAcgacacttgcctgtaaaagttgcggaggcgtaatgtaaataggatacgttacgcccgcacaaagttacgcaattctacatgaatctagccctctaTCTCCACCTGTCAGTTTAGCCCCACCCCTCTGTTGCATTGGGACCCTGTGCTTTCTTGGGATGTGTCTAATGAGTgtacatatgtaaaaaataagCAGAAGTAGCCACTACTGCTAGGCTCTGAGGTATAAGGTACTCCTTCAAAGTGCCTCAGCCAGCAATGGCCCTGATGTCCTTTCCTTTGCTATCTGGTGTCTCTCAGTTTCAGGACCAATCGCCACGATTAGGTCGCTTTTACGAGCGTTATTTCTGcacatgtttgtgagtagtttcatttttatcaataaatttACTCTGGATAATGCACAAGGCCAGTGCGCCCTCTTTTCTTAACTTTTTTTGTGGACTTGCATGCTGTCTGCCCTAGCATCATGAGTTGCCACTTTTGCAGGCAGGCTGGCCGCTAACATCATAGTATTTAATGACACTGTGCCTACTGCCCTAGAGCCATGTTAGTTGTTCTTGTGCAATGAGAATAATTGGTTTACCCAGAAGGTACCAGTACTGAAAAACATCAATAAATGTATCTACAAATTACATTCCCACTGCTCCTCTACAAATGACTGTTtgagtaaataaaataaacattaatcTGTGTTATACTTATTGCTTTTGGCAGACAGCGAGAACTGTATCAATTGCCCAGAGGAAGAATGGCCCAATGAGAAGAAAGATCGGTGTATTCCAAAACTCCCTGAATTCCTTTCCTACACTGATGGCATTTCTAAAGTATTCCTAACAGTTTCTATTTTACTCTGCATTGTGACTGTTTTaataaaagggatttttatttccTATATGAACACCCCCATCGTGAAAGCCAATAACAGATACCTGAGTTTCGTTCTCCTTGTCTCCATCTTGTTGAGCTTCCTCTGTGTGTTCCTGTTCCTGGGCCAGCCACTGGATATAACCTGTATACTGCGTGTCACAACATTTGGAGTCATCTTCTCCATAGCCATCTCCTCTCTTCTTGCTAAAACAATCATGGTTTACATCGCTTTCAAAGCCACCAAACCTGGCAGCTACTGGAGGAAATGGATGGGAAGCAAACTGGCCAAGTCCATAGTATCAGTGTGTTCATCCATTCAAGTATTAATATGCATTACTTGGTTGTCCTCTTCCCACCCTTTTCAGGAAATGGACACTTACTCTTATCAGGACAAGATCATTATTCAGTGTAATGAAGGGTCAGTTATCGGGTTCTACTCTGTGTTGGGTTATATGGGGTTTCTGGCAGCTGTGAGTTTTGTTCTGGCTTTCATGGTgaggacattaccggacagttttaatgaAGCCAAACACATCACattcagcatgctggtgttctgcagtgtctggattgccatgatcccggcctatctgagcaccagagggaaatacatggtggctgtggagATATTCACCATATTGACCTCAGGTGCTGGACTTCTAAGctgtatattttttccaaaatgtttcaTTATATTATTTAAACCTGAATTGAATACACAATCACGTTTACTTGATAGCAGAAATAGACATGAGCATGGTAACTACTTCTAAGGAtcagtttatatatgtttttacacAAGATTCACATTGCTTTCACCCAAATCTACTGAGATTCAAATGAAAAATTGTGTTAATCCTGGATGAAAGTTGTGTAAatcttgtgtgatttttttttaatactaaggtAAGTAGACGGCAATGAAATCTGGGGCTGAAAGTGgttgatgtttttttgtttaaattaatgTCATTGTTATGTTGGTGTATTCACTGTAGGGCATTTG
This window encodes:
- the LOC120924788 gene encoding vomeronasal type-2 receptor 26-like, which produces MTFFEENGEFPFHYKIANWVKSNRHIRTRDTDVGLYTPWAKEEDQLHIDPNNITWDEDDNTKLESRCVDSCLPGYRKKPKSSIHSCCYDCVPCSRGQISKTDSENCINCPEEEWPNEKKDRCIPKLPEFLSYTDGISKVFLTVSILLCIVTVLIKGIFISYMNTPIVKANNRYLSFVLLVSILLSFLCVFLFLGQPLDITCILRVTTFGVIFSIAISSLLAKTIMVYIAFKATKPGSYWRKWMGSKLAKSIVSVCSSIQVLICITWLSSSHPFQEMDTYSYQDKIIIQCNEGSVIGFYSVLGYMGFLAAVSFVLAFMVRTLPDSFNEAKHITFSMLVFCSVWIAMIPAYLSTRGKYMVAVEIFTILTSGAGLLSCIFFPKCFIILFKPELNTQSRLLDSRNRHEHGNYF